From Triticum urartu cultivar G1812 chromosome 2, Tu2.1, whole genome shotgun sequence, a single genomic window includes:
- the LOC125534289 gene encoding protein SMALL AUXIN UP-REGULATED RNA 10-like, with amino-acid sequence MCKVINTVQSLASLRRAVRRWCGRAAASVRPVKDMLDAAVPAGHVAVRVRGRGDGESSSRRLVVPVAQLSHPAFRELLRQAEEEYGFPSASGPLALPCDEDHLRDVLRRVSSSDSEERRSFPRRRGVMAAPHDDSRPLLQGVAAEKLVS; translated from the coding sequence ATGTGCAAGGTCATCAACACGGTCCAGTCTCTCGCCTCGCTGCGCCGCGCCGTGCGACGGTGGTGCGGCCGAGCGGCGGCCTCGGTGCGGCCCGTAAAGGACATGCTGGACGCCGCCGTGCCGGCGGGGCACGTGGCCGTGCGCGTTCGGGGCCGCGGCGACGGGGAGTCGTCGTCGAGGCGGCTCGTGGTGCCGGTGGCGCAGCTGAGCCACCCGGCGTTCCGGGAGCTGCTGCGCCAGGCGGAGGAGGAGTACGGCTTCCCGTCGGCCTCCGGGCCCCTCGCGCTCCCCTGCGACGAAGACCACCTCCGCGACGTCCTCCGCCGCGTCTCGTCGTCTGACTCCGAGGAGCGCCGCTCATTCCCTCGACGCCGCGGCGTCATGGCGGCGCCGCACGATGACTCGCGGCCGCTGCTGCAGGGGGTGGCCGCCGAGAAGCTCGTCTCGTGA